GCCACCCGTGGAAAAAAGGGCGGTTATTATCTGGCCAAAAAGCCAAATACAATAACGGTATATGATATCGTTTCGGCATTCGAGGGAAGTATTCTATTTACCGCCGAGGGGCGCGAGGACGGCGGCCCGCTTTCATTTGTCTGGAAAGATGCGGAAAAAATGGCGGTAAAGTACTTCAAATCACTTAAGATTTCTGACCTTGTGCCGAAGCTTGGTTCAGTCAAGGAAATGTACCATATTTAGATGGCTTTTATCGTATTATCTTAAACCGATTACTGAAATCTGTTTAAGGTAATGGAAATGGTGAAAATAGCTTCAGATATCACGCAACTAATTGGCCGAACGCCTCTAGTCAGGCTTAACAAACTGGCCAATGACCTTCCCGGTATTGTCATCGTCAAAATGGAGTCTTTTAATCCGTTATCATCGGTAAAGGACAGGATCGCCCATTCGATGATTGCCGATGCCGAGAAGAATGGCCTTTTAAAGAAAAATACGGTAATTGTCGAGCCGACTTCAGGAAATACCGGTATTGCGCTGGCATATATTGCGGCCGCCCGTGAATATAAGCTGATTTTGACAATGCCGGAGACAATGTCTATAGAGCGGCGAAGCCTGCTTAAAGCACTGGGAGCCAAACTGGTTCTGACACCCGGGTCTGAGGGGATGCCCGGGGCGATCAAAAGGGCCGAAGAGATTCTGGCGGAGACGCCCAATTCTTTTATGCCGCAGCAATTTAAGAATCCGGCCAACCCCCTGGTTCATCGGCTGACCACCGGGCCCGAGATCTGGGATGACACCGAGGGGGAGATTGATATTTTTGTTGCCGGCGTTGGTACCGGAGGCACCATTACCGGTGTCGGCGGCTACCTGAAGGAGCGTAAGCCGTCGGTCAGAA
This portion of the candidate division Zixibacteria bacterium HGW-Zixibacteria-1 genome encodes:
- the cysK gene encoding cysteine synthase A, whose product is MVKIASDITQLIGRTPLVRLNKLANDLPGIVIVKMESFNPLSSVKDRIAHSMIADAEKNGLLKKNTVIVEPTSGNTGIALAYIAAAREYKLILTMPETMSIERRSLLKALGAKLVLTPGSEGMPGAIKRAEEILAETPNSFMPQQFKNPANPLVHRLTTGPEIWDDTEGEIDIFVAGVGTGGTITGVGGYLKERKPSVRIIAVEPAASPFLSQGIKGPHPIQGIGAGFKPDVLDLEVIDEIMTVENEDAFTATRRLSREEGILCGISAGANVAAALKVASNPENKNKLIVTIICDTGERYLSTPVFSELE
- a CDS encoding transcriptional regulator, which translates into the protein MISLKAQYGLKAIVSLAAHYGKGALQAKEIASSQDVPVRYLELLLSQLRRARLVDATRGKKGGYYLAKKPNTITVYDIVSAFEGSILFTAEGREDGGPLSFVWKDAEKMAVKYFKSLKISDLVPKLGSVKEMYHI